A region from the Salmonirosea aquatica genome encodes:
- a CDS encoding ABC transporter permease: MKPTPPRLADRLLQWLVAPQLMESLLGDLHEEFDYQVGRISIQRARWRYWREVLGFVKPRFIRRPKSQYSTLNTMDMLRNYLKIAFRNLAKHKTFSAISMLGLALGMASSLLIMLWVQDEKSVDAFHANKQQLYRVYMREFFSGQLQGVIWTPGPLADELKRSVPEIKYATPHEGVGNQTFSVGDKTYKQATNAVSADFFKMFSYKLLQGTPEAALKDKNCLAISRSMAETFFGSPEAAIGKTIRFDNRKDLLVTAVFENTDQRSTLQFDCLLSWEDYIEENEWAKGWGSTNPLTFFMLRSDADPARVEAKMKHLLDKFNRDEGKPQPTELAMQPFHEYYLNGNFENGNIVGGRIEYVRLFTIIAVFILLIACVNFMNLATARSAKRAKEVGVRKVIGAARLLLIGQLVGEALLMAFLSVILAVLFVALSLPAFNSLTDKQIILPVNALSFWGVLVGLALITGLVAGSYPAFFLTSLSPVRILKGTFRFDKNSIWLRQGLVVFQFALSIILIIGTVVIYRQVAYTQSKNLGYDRENLLYFPLEGDLVSNYDLLKDELTKLPGVKQVSHMTESPASSGFGTESINWPGSDPNNRVRFTPVGVGYDFVKAMDIKIREGRDFSKEYATDTTGFLINEAALKVIGYQQPIGKTLNWGSSKGTIIGVLKDFHFQSLHTAIRPMIAYLRTKERSGNVIVRIEAGRTSETVASLEAVCKKLNPKFPFTYSFTDQTYARQYKSEQIVSTLSNYFALLAIFISCLGLFGLSTFTAEQRTKEIGVRKVVGASVASIVSLLSQDFLKPVAVAIMIGSPVAWYVMNRWLQGFAYKIDMEWWMFALAGLLAVGIALLTVSFQSIRAALVNPVKSLRSE; encoded by the coding sequence GTGAAACCTACCCCACCGCGCCTGGCCGACCGGCTGCTGCAGTGGCTGGTGGCCCCGCAGCTGATGGAATCCCTGCTGGGCGACCTGCACGAGGAGTTCGACTACCAGGTCGGGCGAATCAGCATACAGCGGGCGCGGTGGCGCTACTGGCGCGAGGTGCTGGGTTTTGTCAAACCCCGCTTCATCCGCCGACCCAAATCACAGTATTCAACCCTAAACACCATGGATATGCTACGCAATTATTTGAAAATCGCATTTCGGAATTTAGCGAAGCACAAAACGTTCTCGGCAATCAGTATGCTTGGCCTTGCACTGGGTATGGCAAGCAGCTTGCTGATTATGCTTTGGGTGCAGGATGAGAAGAGCGTCGATGCATTCCACGCCAACAAGCAGCAATTGTATCGGGTCTATATGCGGGAGTTTTTCAGCGGACAATTGCAGGGAGTAATCTGGACGCCTGGCCCATTAGCCGACGAATTGAAGCGATCGGTTCCCGAGATCAAGTATGCAACTCCTCACGAGGGAGTGGGTAATCAAACATTTTCCGTGGGTGATAAAACCTACAAGCAGGCGACGAATGCGGTGAGTGCCGATTTCTTTAAAATGTTTAGCTATAAACTCCTGCAGGGTACACCGGAAGCCGCCCTAAAAGACAAAAACTGCCTGGCCATTTCCCGGAGCATGGCTGAGACTTTTTTCGGTAGTCCCGAAGCCGCCATTGGCAAAACCATCCGATTTGATAACCGTAAAGACTTATTGGTGACCGCCGTATTCGAAAACACAGACCAACGCAGCACCTTACAGTTTGACTGCCTGCTGTCCTGGGAGGATTATATTGAAGAAAATGAGTGGGCTAAAGGCTGGGGCAGTACCAATCCGCTTACATTTTTCATGCTTCGATCCGATGCTGATCCGGCTCGGGTGGAGGCAAAAATGAAGCACCTGCTCGACAAATTCAACCGGGATGAAGGCAAGCCGCAACCCACCGAACTGGCCATGCAGCCTTTCCACGAATATTATCTCAACGGCAATTTCGAGAATGGAAACATAGTGGGCGGCCGTATTGAATATGTTCGGTTGTTTACCATCATAGCCGTATTCATTTTACTCATTGCCTGCGTCAATTTCATGAATCTGGCCACTGCCAGGTCGGCTAAACGGGCTAAGGAAGTTGGCGTGCGAAAAGTAATTGGAGCCGCCAGGTTGCTATTGATCGGGCAACTTGTTGGCGAAGCCCTGTTGATGGCCTTTCTTTCCGTCATTCTGGCCGTATTGTTTGTGGCCTTATCCCTGCCAGCTTTCAACAGCCTGACTGATAAGCAGATTATTTTACCTGTCAACGCACTTTCATTTTGGGGAGTTTTGGTTGGACTGGCCCTGATTACAGGCCTGGTGGCTGGAAGTTATCCTGCTTTTTTCCTGACTTCGCTTAGTCCGGTTCGGATTCTGAAAGGTACCTTCAGATTTGATAAAAATTCTATCTGGCTCCGTCAGGGATTGGTTGTGTTTCAGTTCGCCCTGTCAATTATCCTGATTATTGGCACCGTCGTCATCTATCGGCAGGTAGCCTACACACAATCCAAAAACCTGGGCTACGACCGCGAAAATCTCCTCTACTTTCCGTTAGAGGGCGATCTGGTCAGCAACTACGACCTGCTCAAGGATGAACTTACGAAGCTTCCGGGTGTAAAGCAGGTATCTCACATGACCGAATCGCCGGCATCAAGTGGCTTCGGTACAGAGTCAATAAACTGGCCGGGCAGTGATCCAAACAACAGGGTTCGTTTTACACCGGTAGGTGTCGGTTACGATTTTGTGAAGGCCATGGATATAAAGATTCGCGAAGGCCGGGACTTCTCGAAAGAATACGCTACCGATACAACTGGTTTTCTAATCAACGAAGCCGCCCTCAAGGTAATCGGATACCAGCAACCCATTGGGAAAACCCTGAATTGGGGGAGCTCGAAGGGCACAATTATTGGCGTATTGAAGGATTTCCACTTCCAGTCTCTGCATACGGCAATACGACCCATGATTGCCTACCTACGTACCAAAGAACGCTCTGGAAATGTGATAGTCCGGATCGAAGCCGGTAGAACCAGTGAAACTGTCGCCAGTCTGGAAGCCGTCTGCAAAAAACTAAACCCAAAGTTTCCCTTTACCTATTCGTTTACCGACCAGACTTACGCCCGACAGTATAAGAGCGAACAGATTGTGAGCACACTTTCGAACTACTTTGCTCTGCTGGCTATCTTTATTTCGTGCCTGGGTCTTTTTGGGTTGTCTACTTTTACCGCCGAACAGCGTACCAAGGAGATTGGTGTCAGGAAAGTAGTGGGCGCGTCTGTTGCGAGTATTGTCAGTCTACTCTCGCAAGATTTCCTGAAGCCGGTTGCCGTTGCCATTATGATAGGATCGCCGGTGGCCTGGTATGTGATGAACCGATGGTTGCAGGGTTTCGCATACAAGATTGATATGGAGTGGTGGATGTTTGCGCTGGCAGGCTTGCTGGCCGTGGGCATTGCCCTGCTGACGGTCAGCTTCCAGAGTATCAGGGCAGCCCTGGTCAATCCCGTGAAATCACTCCGTTCGGAATAA
- a CDS encoding replication initiation protein, which translates to MEGQQSIEDQLAPVFNKRPTNYQPNLFTESKQEFTELEKKIVVLVVNQIGHLALKGELRPKSNVIVNIPFSSLTRDHHQQIADAAESLQSKRLIYRDDNRNKFDFITPFPRVRSEIVDGKRVIELTMFSEMVPHFAELGQRYTKYDIDVMLSLSSVYAQRIFEIVSMYQNRGQMQFTYAVDQLMMMLNCPKSYSFYDFKKNALMVAQKELKNKAAINLDWEPNKKEGKRIIELRFFIKTAQQIAMQYIDEDRKIVQEMPIHEAVATALRLMNNYKLKSWQRDVIVSDYGLLDNFFQLDSEFANGLRPNVKNQTAYLVKSLGIDQMKAPKKVKPSMRKPADKQQSVLPFGPEVRSSTVQSIGSILGGIDFPSKDRKP; encoded by the coding sequence ATGGAAGGCCAGCAATCAATTGAAGATCAATTAGCTCCCGTTTTTAACAAACGGCCTACCAATTATCAGCCTAACCTCTTCACAGAGTCCAAACAGGAATTTACGGAACTGGAGAAAAAGATCGTGGTTTTAGTTGTCAATCAGATTGGCCACCTGGCTTTAAAAGGAGAGTTGAGGCCCAAATCGAATGTGATTGTAAATATCCCATTTTCCTCCCTCACGCGGGATCACCATCAGCAAATTGCCGATGCCGCCGAATCGTTGCAATCAAAGCGCTTGATCTATCGCGATGACAACCGCAATAAATTCGACTTCATCACACCTTTCCCGCGCGTCCGTTCTGAGATAGTGGATGGCAAAAGGGTAATTGAGCTAACGATGTTTTCTGAAATGGTTCCTCATTTCGCTGAACTCGGACAGCGCTATACTAAATACGACATTGATGTCATGCTTTCTCTCAGCTCGGTTTACGCGCAACGGATCTTTGAAATTGTAAGCATGTACCAAAATAGGGGGCAGATGCAGTTCACTTACGCTGTGGATCAACTAATGATGATGCTCAATTGTCCGAAAAGCTATTCTTTTTACGATTTTAAAAAGAATGCTTTGATGGTGGCTCAAAAAGAACTGAAAAACAAAGCCGCAATAAATTTGGATTGGGAACCCAACAAAAAGGAAGGTAAGCGAATCATCGAGTTACGATTCTTCATAAAAACTGCCCAGCAAATTGCTATGCAGTATATTGATGAAGATCGGAAAATTGTCCAAGAGATGCCCATTCACGAAGCCGTCGCAACAGCCTTGCGGCTGATGAATAATTATAAGCTAAAAAGCTGGCAGAGAGATGTCATTGTTTCTGATTACGGATTGCTAGACAACTTTTTCCAGTTGGACTCAGAGTTTGCCAACGGCCTAAGGCCTAATGTGAAGAACCAAACGGCTTACCTGGTTAAATCGCTCGGCATCGATCAAATGAAAGCTCCGAAAAAGGTAAAACCATCAATGCGCAAGCCTGCCGACAAGCAACAGTCAGTTTTACCTTTTGGGCCGGAGGTCCGTTCAAGTACGGTTCAATCCATTGGATCCATTTTAGGCGGCATTGACTTCCCGTCAAAAGATAGGAAACCTTAA